In Pseudomonadota bacterium, the genomic window CCTCGAATGTGGTCGAGCGGCTGTTCGTGGAGTTCGCCGAGCAGATCTCCTCCACCGGATCGGTCACGGGCACCTTCGATTCGACCGAACGGTTGCTGCTGAAGGCGCTTGGCGGCGACCGCGGCAAAGACATCATGGAGGAGATCCGCGGTCCGGCCGGCCGGACCATGTGGGACAAGCTCGGCAACGTGAACGAGATCGTCCTCGCCAACTTCCTCAAGAACGAGTACCCGC contains:
- a CDS encoding flagellar motor switch protein FliG, whose protein sequence is MRVREDYRALSGSEKAAMLLMSLGEEHASKLFALMSDDEIKEISQVMANLGTVSSNVVERLFVEFAEQISSTGSVTGTFDSTERLLLKALGGDRGKDIMEEIRGPAGRTMWDKLGNVNEIVLANFLKNEYP